Proteins encoded together in one Drosophila gunungcola strain Sukarami chromosome 2R unlocalized genomic scaffold, Dgunungcola_SK_2 000013F, whole genome shotgun sequence window:
- the LOC128256127 gene encoding uncharacterized protein LOC128256127 → MEMEMRDRLYNLMVNHSFMSRATVTESMAKFAILSLESSDAMEKTVIRILLAIEDKYRIYFDSYQKELELQRIAAQTLSHLIQRYKIIMQVDVSCTCPHIYEIESEEAIINKYYMHYQVIASSNQSQSWAIHSLRPYVLLFRRECAKLDQDEDSPFILGDVFHKPIKFFMDLVDELFAYFHSCHLQLDCAARLLDPLDLGSLENYQKLLAPNEDFDEYFMHNMSFCKCLRLPPKCPQFESHQKIKDQAEPYVSHAKKSRCARRIARMAATGQQSPKPEGNGSERKASVVSNRSERVTTSISLESNPSAEQTVVVNPQHERTLADQLLNAFTIVSRSFPVTNS, encoded by the coding sequence ATGGAGATGGAAATGCGCGACCGACTTTACAACCTAATGGTGAACCATAGCTTCATGTCGCGTGCCACCGTCACCGAGAGCATGGCCAAGTTCGCGATCCTCAGTCTGGAGAGTTCCGATGCCATGGAGAAGACGGTGATCCGGATTCTGTTGGCGATCGAGGACAAGTACCGCATCTACTTCGACAGCTACCAGAAGGAGTTGGAGTTGCAAAGGATAGCGGCCCAGACGCTGAGCCATCTGATCCAGCGCTACAAGATCATCATGCAGGTGGACGTGAGCTGCACCTGTCCGCACATCTACGAGATCGAGTCAGAGGAGGCCATCATCAACAAGTACTACATGCACTACCAGGTGATCGCCAGCTCTAACCAGAGCCAGAGTTGGGCCATCCACAGCCTGCGTCCGTATGTCCTGCTCTTCCGGCGCGAGTGCGCCAAGTTGGATCAGGACGAGGACTCTCCGTTCATTCTGGGCGACGTCTTCCACAAGCCGATCAAGTTCTTCATGGACCTGGTGGATGAGCTGTTCGCGTACTTCCACAGCTGTCACCTGCAGCTGGACTGCGCCGCCCGCCTGCTGGATCCCCTGGATCTGGGCAGCCTGGAGAACTACCAGAAGCTGCTGGCCCCCAACGAGGACTTCGACGAGTACTTCATGCACAACATGAGCTTCTGCAAGTGCCTGCGCCTGCCGCCCAAGTGTCCGCAGTTCGAGAGCCACCAGAAGATCAAGGATCAGGCCGAGCCCTACGTTTCGCACGCCAAGAAGAGCCGGTGTGCCAGGAGGATTGCCAGGATGGCGGCGACTGGACAACAGAGTCCCAAGCCGGAGGGCAATGGCTCGGAGCGGAAAGCGTCCGTCGTGAGCAATCGCAGCGAGAGGGTAACCACAAGTATTAGCCTGGAATCGAATCCTTCTGCGGAACAAACGGTCGTCGTCAACCCCCAACATGAACGGACTCTGGCGGATCAACTGTTGAATGCCTTCACCATAGTCTCTCGATCCTTTCCTGTCACAAATTCATGA